The nucleotide sequence GTGCGTCTGCCAGTTCCGCCACTCCAGCAACTTAACGCAGTCATTAACCGACAACATATATTATTATAAGTGATGAGAATAGTATTGTCAACTATTTTATATTAAATTATTTTTATTAAATAATATAGAGGGTCAAAATTTAACCCTCTGAATTAGCTAATTTAATAATTAGAAGTTTTTTTATAACCTCTTGCTCTTGAGTCCTGATGCTTTTTTAGATCCTGAAATCTCTCTTCACTATCTTTTAGAAATTTGGATATTCTATCCTCAAAATCTCCCTGATAGCCCTTACTGTTCTCTTTCTGCCAATCAATTTCAACCGGTCTTAAACTCTTTTTTTCTGGTAAAGCCTGCTTTATTGACAAACTTATTTTTCCCTTTTCATCAATTGAAATAACTTTAACCTTTACTTTATCTTTTTCTTTTAAATAGTCTCTTATGTTTTTAACATAAGCATCGGAAACCTCGGATATATGAACCAAACCCGTTTTCCCTTCAATTTCAACAAAAGCTCCAAAATTCGTGATGTTAACCACTGTACCTTCTAGTATGCATCCTGCCTTTAAGGTCATATTAAAAAGATTCCTCCTTAAAATAATATTATATAAAAATTAATTTATAGACTAACATTATATCAGTTCTTTGTGTTTATTACAGGAGTCTCACCTTCTTTAATAAGACCTAACCTCTCTCTGGCTAGTTTTTCAACATAATTATCTGTCTTAGACATTTTAACTTCATCCTGTAATTTTTCATTTTTTTCTTTTATTTTCTGTTCTTGCAATTGTTTATCTGCAACTTGCTTTTTTATTCTGTTCATAGTAATTTGTTGATTCGCAAATATATAACATATATAGCCAATCAGCAAGACATACAAAATTTTTTTAGGTTTAAAAAATTTTTTCATATCATTCACCATTATCTCCAGAAAGTCAACTGAAACATTATACTTATATTCTAATTGGCTTTTACGTTTTGTTCAAGTTATTTTTTATAATTTTTCTTAATTTTTATCTTAATATTATAGGCTAATAGTGCAAAAGGATATACAATGACATTCTTAAAAATTCTAAACCCCTTGGTAATAGCTTTTAATATATTTGTCCATATTCTTACAAACCATTTACTGAACAATTTAATATATATATATATACCAATAACTATAAGCATATACACATAAAATCCTATATATATGTAATCAGTAATAATTAAAAATATAAAAACTATTATAGCTGCCAGTATCCAAAATAGTAAGTCTTCAAAAAAAGATACAAATTTATTTATCTTACCATAACCCCTAATTACTTTATATATGTCAAATAAAACTCCAGTTATAATTCCTGCAGTAATACTAAAAATAAAACATTGTAATTGTTTTGCTATAGAAATTATCATCTATTTCTCCTATTTAAATAATTTCGATATTATACTTTCCTTATTTTTTTTAGCTTCTTTACTCATGTATACACAGGAATTTATCATGCCCATTATTATAACATCTCCATTTTGGACATCCAACTTGTTCATTTTAAGATTATTACCTTTAATACTCAAAGTACCTAAATTGGTATTTAAGATTATTTGTTCATCATTAAAGCTTACAACTTCTAAAACTCCACTTAATGTTAATCTTTTTCTATTTTCAATATTCATTGTACTCTTTTTATCTTCTACTATCTTAGCTTCCTTCTTTTCCATAATATCCCCTCCACCTATAATCAATATATGCCTTTACTGGAGAAAATATCACCTGGCTTTACAAAAATAGTTAGTGATTTATAACTTCATACATACTTGAAACATTTTCTTTTGTAACATGTTCTGCTACTTTTAACACCCTTGCCTTTAATGACTTATTGGCATATTGAATTTCTATTATATCTCCCTCACATATTTCTGTGCTTGGTTTAGCAACTTTGCCATTAATACTGACTCTTCCACCCTCACATACTTCCTTTGCTATAGTCCTTCTCTTTATTATTCTAGATACTTTAAGATACTTATCAAGTCGCATTGATTTACCTCCATATTTTAAAACAAAAAACCCAGATTTACACCTAGGTTTTCAGCAATAATATCTTAAATATTATTTATTTACTTTATCTTTAAACTCTTTGCCAGCTTTAAATACAGGTACTGTAGATTCAGGTATCTGTATTTCCTCTTTAGTTCTAGGGTTTCTGCCTACTCTTGCTGCTCTTTTTCTTGTTTCAAA is from Clostridium fermenticellae and encodes:
- a CDS encoding S1 domain-containing RNA-binding protein, with product MTLKAGCILEGTVVNITNFGAFVEIEGKTGLVHISEVSDAYVKNIRDYLKEKDKVKVKVISIDEKGKISLSIKQALPEKKSLRPVEIDWQKENSKGYQGDFEDRISKFLKDSEERFQDLKKHQDSRARGYKKTSNY
- a CDS encoding FtsB family cell division protein, encoding MKKFFKPKKILYVLLIGYICYIFANQQITMNRIKKQVADKQLQEQKIKEKNEKLQDEVKMSKTDNYVEKLARERLGLIKEGETPVINTKN
- the yabQ gene encoding spore cortex biosynthesis protein YabQ; amino-acid sequence: MIISIAKQLQCFIFSITAGIITGVLFDIYKVIRGYGKINKFVSFFEDLLFWILAAIIVFIFLIITDYIYIGFYVYMLIVIGIYIYIKLFSKWFVRIWTNILKAITKGFRIFKNVIVYPFALLAYNIKIKIKKNYKK
- the yabP gene encoding sporulation protein YabP, coding for MEKKEAKIVEDKKSTMNIENRKRLTLSGVLEVVSFNDEQIILNTNLGTLSIKGNNLKMNKLDVQNGDVIIMGMINSCVYMSKEAKKNKESIISKLFK
- a CDS encoding RNA-binding S4 domain-containing protein, translated to MRLDKYLKVSRIIKRRTIAKEVCEGGRVSINGKVAKPSTEICEGDIIEIQYANKSLKARVLKVAEHVTKENVSSMYEVINH